In a single window of the Pelodiscus sinensis isolate JC-2024 chromosome 18, ASM4963464v1, whole genome shotgun sequence genome:
- the RALY gene encoding RNA-binding protein Raly isoform X3 has protein sequence MENPPWSEVFKMSLKVQTSNITNKNDPKSINSRVFIGNLNTAVVKKSDVETIFSKYGRVVGCSVHKGYAFVQYSNERHARAAVLGENGRVLAGQTLDINMAGEPKPNRPKGLKRVTSALYSGYDFDYDYYRDDFYDRLFEYRGRVSPVPRVVPVKRPRVTIPLVRRVKATLPVKLFTRSAAIANSSARLKLKCNELQTIKTELTQIKSNIDALLSRLEQIAEEQKSAPEVRKKADGNKSEISQDDTASEAEINAEEPLNGEEGEEEGLTRDACEDEL, from the exons GTGTTCAAAATGTCACTGAAGGTGCAGACAAGTAACATCACAAACAAGAACGACCCCAAGTCCATCAACTCCAGAGTCTTCATTGGGAATCTCAACACAGCCGTGGTCAAGAAATCAGACGTGGAAACCATCTTCTCCAAGTACGGCAGAGTGGTGGGCTGCTCGGTGCACAAGGGCTATGCGTTCGTCCAGTACTCCAACGAGAGGCACGCCCGGGCCGCCGTCCTGGGGGAGAACGGACGAGTGCTCGCCGGGCAGACGTTGG ATATCAACATGGCTGGGGAACCTAAACCCAACAGACCCAAGGGGCTGAAGAGAGTAACCTCGGCCTTGTACAG TGGTTACGACTTCGACTACGACTACTACAGAGATGACTTCTACGACAG GCTTTTCGAGTATCGAGGCCGGGTCTCGCCGGTCCCCAGGGTGGTGCCAGTGAAGCGTCCCCGGGTGACCATCCCCTTAGTCCGCCGCGTAAAAGCAACGCTTCCCGTCAAACTTTTCACCAGATCGGCCGCCATTGCAAACAGCTCCGCCAGATTAAAGT TGAAATGCAACGAGCTGCAGACGATCAAAACGGAGCTGACCCAGATCAAATCCAACATCGACGCTCTTCTGAGCCGATTGGAGCAGATTGCCGAAGAACAGAAATCAGCCCCAG AGGTACGAAAGAAGGCAGATGGGAACAAAAGCGAGATCTCCCAGGACGACACAGCGTCAGAGGCAGAAATCAACGCAGAGGAGCCGCTGAAcggagaggaaggagaggaggagggactCACGCGAGATGCCTGTGAAGACGAACTG
- the RALY gene encoding RNA-binding protein Raly isoform X2 — protein sequence MSLKVQTSNITNKNDPKSINSRVFIGNLNTAVVKKSDVETIFSKYGRVVGCSVHKGYAFVQYSNERHARAAVLGENGRVLAGQTLDINMAGEPKPNRPKGLKRVTSALYSGYDFDYDYYRDDFYDRLFEYRGRVSPVPRVVPVKRPRVTIPLVRRVKATLPVKLFTRSAAIANSSARLKLKCNELQTIKTELTQIKSNIDALLSRLEQIAEEQKSAPEVRKKADGNKSEISQDDTASEAEINAEEPLNGEEGEEEGLTRDACEDELHVRESDEHQCEESMRLYPGWAC from the exons ATGTCACTGAAGGTGCAGACAAGTAACATCACAAACAAGAACGACCCCAAGTCCATCAACTCCAGAGTCTTCATTGGGAATCTCAACACAGCCGTGGTCAAGAAATCAGACGTGGAAACCATCTTCTCCAAGTACGGCAGAGTGGTGGGCTGCTCGGTGCACAAGGGCTATGCGTTCGTCCAGTACTCCAACGAGAGGCACGCCCGGGCCGCCGTCCTGGGGGAGAACGGACGAGTGCTCGCCGGGCAGACGTTGG ATATCAACATGGCTGGGGAACCTAAACCCAACAGACCCAAGGGGCTGAAGAGAGTAACCTCGGCCTTGTACAG TGGTTACGACTTCGACTACGACTACTACAGAGATGACTTCTACGACAG GCTTTTCGAGTATCGAGGCCGGGTCTCGCCGGTCCCCAGGGTGGTGCCAGTGAAGCGTCCCCGGGTGACCATCCCCTTAGTCCGCCGCGTAAAAGCAACGCTTCCCGTCAAACTTTTCACCAGATCGGCCGCCATTGCAAACAGCTCCGCCAGATTAAAGT TGAAATGCAACGAGCTGCAGACGATCAAAACGGAGCTGACCCAGATCAAATCCAACATCGACGCTCTTCTGAGCCGATTGGAGCAGATTGCCGAAGAACAGAAATCAGCCCCAG AGGTACGAAAGAAGGCAGATGGGAACAAAAGCGAGATCTCCCAGGACGACACAGCGTCAGAGGCAGAAATCAACGCAGAGGAGCCGCTGAAcggagaggaaggagaggaggagggactCACGCGAGATGCCTGTGAAGACGAACTG